One window of the Pseudomonas lurida genome contains the following:
- a CDS encoding SfnB family sulfur acquisition oxidoreductase, with amino-acid sequence MTVSTHVAVITSDEQALIVASDLAEDFRRDSAQRDRERRLPLPELDAFSRSGLWGISVPKEYGGAGVSNVTLAKVIALIAQADASLGQIPQNHFYALEVLRVNGSPAQQRRLYAEVLAGQRFGNALAELGTKTAHDRVTTLTRDGDGLRISGRKFYSTGAIYAQRIPTSVVDEHGVQQLAFVPRHSEGLSVIDDWSGFGQRTTGSGSVVFDNVWVAAQDVIPFQSAFERPTTVGPLAQILHAAIDTGIARAAFEDALHFVRTKTRPWIDASSDKASEDPLTLKSFGHLSIRLHAAEALLERSGEFLDRAQADSNAETVAAASIAVAEVRALSTEISLAAGSTLFELAGSQATLAEHGLDRHWRNARVHTLHDPVRWKYHAVGNYYLNDENPPLRGTI; translated from the coding sequence ATGACTGTCTCTACTCACGTCGCGGTTATCACCAGCGACGAACAAGCCCTTATTGTCGCCAGCGACCTGGCCGAAGACTTTCGCCGCGACAGCGCACAGCGCGACCGCGAGCGCCGCCTGCCCTTGCCCGAACTGGACGCGTTTTCGCGCTCCGGCCTGTGGGGTATCAGCGTGCCCAAGGAGTACGGTGGTGCGGGCGTTTCCAATGTCACCCTGGCCAAGGTCATCGCCTTGATCGCGCAGGCGGACGCTTCCCTGGGCCAGATCCCGCAAAATCATTTCTATGCCCTGGAAGTGCTGCGCGTGAATGGCAGCCCGGCGCAGCAACGCCGCCTGTATGCCGAGGTATTGGCAGGTCAACGCTTCGGCAACGCCCTGGCAGAGTTGGGCACCAAAACGGCCCATGATCGCGTCACCACACTCACCCGCGACGGTGACGGTCTGCGTATCAGCGGGCGCAAGTTCTATTCCACAGGGGCGATCTACGCCCAGCGTATCCCCACCTCAGTGGTGGATGAACACGGGGTGCAGCAACTTGCTTTTGTCCCGCGCCACAGCGAAGGCTTGAGCGTGATCGACGACTGGAGCGGCTTCGGCCAGCGCACCACCGGCAGCGGGTCGGTGGTGTTCGACAACGTGTGGGTCGCCGCCCAGGATGTGATCCCGTTCCAGAGCGCCTTCGAGCGCCCGACCACGGTCGGGCCCCTGGCGCAGATTCTGCACGCCGCCATCGACACCGGTATTGCCCGCGCCGCCTTTGAAGACGCGCTGCACTTTGTGCGCACCAAGACCCGTCCGTGGATCGACGCCAGCAGCGACAAAGCCAGCGAAGACCCACTGACCCTGAAAAGCTTCGGCCACCTGAGCATCCGCCTGCACGCCGCCGAGGCGTTGCTGGAACGCTCGGGCGAATTCCTCGACCGCGCCCAGGCCGACAGCAATGCCGAGACCGTTGCGGCCGCCTCGATCGCCGTCGCCGAAGTGCGCGCCTTGAGCACCGAAATCTCGCTGGCCGCCGGCAGTACCCTGTTCGAACTCGCCGGCAGCCAGGCAACCCTGGCCGAGCACGGTCTCGACCGCCACTGGCGCAACGCCCGCGTGCACACCCTGCACGACCCGGTGCGCTGGAAGTATCACGCGGTGGGCAATTACTACCTCAACGATGAAAACCCGCCACTGCGGGGGACCATCTGA
- the tcyN gene encoding L-cystine ABC transporter ATP-binding protein TcyN, translating into MIVVEKLTKQFKGQVVLNGIDLEVKEGEVIAIIGPSGSGKTTFLRCLNFLEQPTSGRIKVGDIEIDTSKPINQQQSLVRRLRQHVGFVFQSFNLFPHRTALENVIEGPIVVKKIPREAAVALGRKLLARVGLAGKEDAYPRRLSGGQQQRVAIARALAMEPEVILFDEPTSALDPELVGEVLATIRSLAEENRTMVIVTHEMSFARDVANRVIFFDKGVIVEQGEAKALFANPKEERTKQFLSKFLAH; encoded by the coding sequence ATGATCGTGGTTGAAAAACTGACCAAACAATTCAAGGGCCAGGTGGTGCTCAACGGCATCGACCTTGAGGTCAAGGAAGGCGAAGTCATCGCCATCATCGGCCCCAGTGGTTCCGGCAAGACCACCTTCCTGCGCTGCCTGAACTTCCTCGAACAACCCACCAGTGGCCGCATCAAGGTGGGTGACATCGAGATCGACACCAGCAAGCCGATCAACCAGCAACAAAGCCTGGTGCGGCGCCTGCGCCAGCACGTGGGTTTTGTGTTCCAGAGCTTCAACCTGTTCCCCCACCGCACCGCGTTGGAAAACGTCATCGAAGGCCCCATCGTGGTCAAGAAGATACCGCGCGAAGCCGCCGTGGCGCTGGGGCGCAAGCTGCTGGCCAGGGTCGGCCTGGCGGGCAAGGAAGACGCCTACCCACGGCGCCTGTCCGGTGGCCAACAGCAGCGCGTGGCGATTGCCAGGGCGTTGGCCATGGAGCCGGAAGTGATCCTGTTCGACGAACCCACCTCGGCCCTCGACCCCGAACTGGTGGGTGAAGTGCTGGCGACCATTCGCAGCCTCGCCGAAGAAAACCGCACCATGGTCATTGTCACTCACGAGATGAGCTTCGCCCGCGATGTCGCCAACCGGGTGATCTTCTTCGACAAGGGTGTGATCGTGGAACAAGGCGAAGCCAAGGCGCTGTTCGCCAACCCCAAGGAAGAGCGCACCAAGCAGTTCCTGAGTAAATTCCTGGCTCACTGA
- a CDS encoding SfnB family sulfur acquisition oxidoreductase: MSNLALTPPQSDLDVAPLLLPAAVLRNDAEALKAAHELAQAARLQAARRDQQRKLPWAQIEQFTRSGLGSISIPREYGGPQVSFVTLAEVFAIISAADPALGQIPQNHFGILQLLQGAATERQKKQLFQSVLDGWRIGNGGPERGTKNTLELKARITAEGDGYVISGQKFYSTGALFAHWVAVKALNDDGKQVMAFVRRGTQGLRIVDDWSGFGQRTTASGTVLLDQVPVDAELVIENWRIGETPTVQGAVSQLIQAAIDAGIARGALDDTLAFVRERSRPWIDAKVERASDDLYVIADIGRLKIELHAAEALLRKAGQVLDHVSAAPITAQSAARASIAVAEAKVLTTEVSLLVSEKLFELAGSRATLAEFNLDRHWRNARVHTLHDPVRWKYHAIGAYRLNGTLPARHSWI; encoded by the coding sequence ATGTCTAACTTGGCTCTAACACCCCCCCAGAGTGATCTGGATGTAGCCCCCCTGCTGTTGCCGGCCGCCGTGCTGCGCAACGATGCAGAGGCGCTGAAGGCTGCCCATGAGCTGGCCCAGGCTGCGCGCCTGCAAGCCGCCAGGCGCGACCAGCAGCGCAAGCTGCCGTGGGCACAGATCGAGCAGTTCACCCGCAGTGGGCTGGGCAGTATTTCCATTCCCCGTGAGTACGGCGGCCCGCAGGTGTCCTTCGTGACCCTGGCCGAGGTATTCGCGATCATCAGCGCGGCAGACCCGGCCCTCGGGCAGATCCCGCAGAATCATTTCGGTATCCTGCAGCTGTTGCAGGGCGCCGCCACCGAGCGCCAGAAAAAGCAGCTGTTCCAGAGCGTCCTCGACGGCTGGCGCATCGGCAATGGCGGCCCGGAACGCGGCACCAAAAACACCCTGGAGCTCAAGGCACGCATCACCGCCGAAGGTGACGGCTATGTGATCAGCGGCCAGAAGTTCTATTCCACCGGCGCGTTGTTTGCACACTGGGTCGCGGTGAAAGCGCTGAACGATGACGGCAAGCAGGTCATGGCGTTCGTACGCCGTGGCACCCAAGGGCTGCGCATCGTCGATGACTGGTCCGGCTTCGGCCAGCGCACCACTGCCAGCGGCACCGTGCTGCTGGACCAGGTGCCGGTGGACGCCGAACTGGTGATCGAAAACTGGCGTATCGGCGAAACACCGACGGTCCAGGGCGCTGTCTCGCAGTTGATCCAGGCGGCCATCGACGCCGGCATCGCCCGTGGAGCACTGGATGACACCCTTGCATTCGTGCGTGAGCGCTCGCGCCCATGGATCGACGCCAAGGTCGAACGCGCCAGCGATGACCTGTACGTGATCGCCGACATCGGCAGGCTGAAGATCGAACTGCACGCCGCCGAAGCCCTGCTGCGCAAGGCCGGCCAGGTGCTGGACCACGTCAGCGCCGCGCCGATCACTGCGCAGTCTGCTGCGCGGGCATCCATCGCGGTGGCCGAGGCCAAGGTGCTGACCACCGAAGTGTCGCTGCTGGTCAGCGAAAAGCTCTTCGAACTGGCCGGCAGCCGCGCCACCCTCGCCGAATTCAACCTCGACCGCCACTGGCGCAACGCGCGCGTGCACACCCTGCATGACCCCGTGCGCTGGAAGTATCACGCCATCGGCGCCTATCGATTGAACGGCACATTGCCCGCTCGTCACTCCTGGATTTAA
- a CDS encoding LLM class flavin-dependent oxidoreductase, giving the protein MAKKKILLNAFNMNCIGHINHGLWTHPRDTSTQYKTLEYWTDLARTLERGLFDGLFIADIVGVYDVYQDSIDVPLKESIQLPVNDPLLLVSAMAAVTRHLGFGLTANLTYEPPYLFARRMSTLDHLSRGRVGWNIVTGYLDSAAKAMGLTEQVEHDRRYDQADEYLEVLYKLWEGSWEDDAVLNDPQARVYAQPGKVHKVEHHGEFYQVEGYHLCEPSPQRTPVLFQAGSSDRGLLFAGRHAECVFISGQNKAATKAQVDKVRASAVEAGRNPDDIKVFMGLNVIVGATEELAWAKHAEYLSYASPEAGVAHFSASTAIDFAQYALDEPIQYVKSNAIQSATKNLQNNDWTRRKLLEQHALGGRYITLVGSPEQVADELESWISETGLDGFNLTRIVTPESYVDFIDLVVPELQKRGSYKTEYEQGTLREKVFHGRARLPEQHTGSTYRH; this is encoded by the coding sequence ATGGCGAAGAAAAAAATCCTGCTCAATGCCTTCAACATGAACTGCATCGGGCACATCAACCATGGCCTGTGGACCCATCCACGGGACACGTCCACCCAGTACAAGACCCTCGAGTACTGGACCGACCTGGCCAGAACCCTGGAACGCGGGCTGTTCGACGGCTTGTTCATTGCCGATATCGTCGGCGTCTACGATGTGTACCAGGACTCGATCGACGTGCCGCTCAAGGAGTCGATCCAGCTGCCGGTCAATGACCCCTTGCTGCTGGTCTCGGCCATGGCTGCGGTCACCCGCCATCTCGGCTTTGGCCTCACCGCCAACCTCACCTACGAACCGCCGTATCTGTTCGCCCGGCGCATGTCCACTCTGGACCACCTGAGCCGCGGCCGAGTGGGTTGGAACATTGTCACCGGCTACCTCGACAGCGCCGCCAAGGCCATGGGCCTCACCGAGCAGGTCGAGCATGACCGCCGTTACGACCAGGCCGATGAGTACCTGGAGGTGCTCTACAAACTCTGGGAAGGCAGCTGGGAAGACGATGCAGTGCTCAATGATCCGCAGGCGCGGGTGTATGCGCAGCCGGGCAAGGTGCACAAGGTCGAGCACCACGGCGAGTTCTACCAGGTGGAGGGGTATCACCTGTGCGAACCCTCGCCGCAACGCACGCCGGTGCTGTTCCAGGCCGGCAGTTCGGACCGCGGCCTGCTGTTCGCCGGGCGCCATGCCGAGTGCGTCTTCATCAGCGGCCAGAACAAGGCCGCGACCAAGGCCCAGGTAGATAAAGTGCGCGCCAGCGCGGTCGAGGCCGGGCGCAATCCGGATGACATCAAAGTGTTCATGGGCCTCAACGTGATCGTGGGCGCCACTGAAGAACTCGCCTGGGCCAAGCATGCCGAGTACCTGAGCTACGCCAGCCCGGAAGCCGGCGTGGCGCATTTCTCGGCCTCCACCGCCATCGACTTTGCCCAGTACGCACTGGACGAGCCGATCCAGTACGTGAAGAGCAACGCGATCCAGTCAGCCACCAAGAACCTGCAGAACAACGACTGGACCCGGCGCAAGTTGCTGGAACAGCACGCCCTCGGCGGACGCTATATCACCCTGGTCGGCTCGCCCGAACAAGTCGCTGACGAACTTGAATCCTGGATCAGCGAAACCGGCCTGGACGGCTTCAACCTCACGCGCATCGTCACGCCGGAAAGCTACGTGGACTTTATCGACCTGGTGGTGCCGGAGCTGCAAAAGCGTGGCTCGTACAAGACTGAATATGAACAGGGAACACTGCGGGAAAAAGTTTTCCACGGCCGCGCTCGCCTGCCCGAACAACACACCGGGTCCACCTACCGCCACTGA